In the Hordeum vulgare subsp. vulgare chromosome 7H, MorexV3_pseudomolecules_assembly, whole genome shotgun sequence genome, one interval contains:
- the LOC123412226 gene encoding endoglucanase 21-like — MARRIKMLTSLAICAALTVVLLPFTAAGGEGAAPFDYKKALHSSLLYFEAQRSGHLPHNQRVKWRGHSGLADGLQQGVDLVGGYYDAGDNVKFGLPMAFTVTMLSWSAMEFADDIAAAGEWRHVLEAIKWGTDYFVKAHTEPYVLWAEVGDGDTDHYCWQRPEDMTTSRQAYKVDRDNPGSDLVGETAAALAAASMVFRRTNPHYAQVLLHHAEQLFEFGDKYRGKYDSSIGEAYSYYASVSGYGDEMLWAALWLHRATGKASYLDYAVDMAEEFGGTTWAITEFSWDVKYAGLQILATKVLLEGKAKAEHKATLEKYKAKAEHYLCACLNKNGDAGNVNRTAGGMLFVRQWNNMQYVTNAAFLLTVYSRYLTSAGAGQEPPVLQCPDGPAHADQLLTLARSQTDYVLGANPAGVSYLVGYGQRFPRRMHHRGASIVSHRGDGRFIGCMQGYDNWFLRKGANPNVVVGAIVGGPDHLDRFRDRRDNYMQTEACTYNTAPMVGIFAHLHTETRSSPRNIEHKKFLQD, encoded by the exons ATGGCGAGAAGAATCAAAATGCTGACGTCTCTGGCCATCTGTGCCGCCCTCACGGTCGTGCTCCTTCCGTtcacggcggccggcggcgagggCGCGGCGCCATTCGACTACAAGAAGGCGCTTCACAGCAGCCTCCTCTACTTCGAGGCGCAGCGATCGGGCCACCTGCCGCACAACCAGCGCGTCAAGTGGCGCGGGCACTCCGGCCTCGCCGACGGCCTGCAGCAGGGTGTGGACCTCGTGGGAGGGTACTACGACGCCGGCGACAATGTCAAGTTCGGCCTGCCGATGGCGTTCACGGTCACCATGCTGTCGTGGAGCGCCATGGAGTTCGCGGACGACATTGCGGCGGCCGGCGAGTGGCGGCACGTGCTGGAGGCCATCAAGTGGGGCACCGACTACTTCGTCAAGGCGCACACCGAGCCGTACGTGCTCTGGGCCGAGGTCGGCGACGGCGACACCGACCACTACTGCTGGCAGCGGCCCGAGGACATGACCACATCGCGGCAGGCCTACAAGGTCGACCGCGACAACCCCGGCTCGGATCTTGTGGGCGAGACCGCCGCCGCGCTGGCCGCTGCCTCCATGGTGTTCCGCCGCACCAACCCCCATTACGCACAAGTTCTCCTCCACCACGCCGAGCAG TTGTTCGAGTTCGGGGACAAAtacaggggcaagtacgacagTAGCATCGGTGAGGCGTATAGCTACTACGCGTCGGTGAGCGGGTACGGCGACGAGATGCTGTGGGCGGCGCTATGGCTGCACCGGGCGACGGGAAAGGCGAGCTACTTGGACTACGCCGTGGACATGGCTGAAGAGTTTGGCGGCACCACCTGGGCCATCACAGAGTTCAGTTGGGACGTCAAGTACGCCGGCCTCCAGATCCTCGCCACCAAG GTGCTGCTGGAAGGGAAGGCCAAGGCGGAGCACAAGGCGACGCTGGAGAAGTACAAGGCCAAGGCGGAGCACTACCTCTGCGCCTGCCTCAACAAAAACGGCGACGCCGGCAACGTCAACCGCACGGCCGGCGGCATGCTCTTCGTCCGGCAATGGAACAACATGCAGTACGTGACCAACGCCGCATTCCTCCTCACCGTCTACTCCCGCTACCTCACCTCCGCCGGCGCCGGCCAGGAGCCACCGGTGCTGCAGTGCCCCGATGGGCCCGCGCATGCCGACCAGCTGCTGACCCTGGCGCGATCACAGACCGACTACGTCCTCGGCGCCAACCCAGCCGGCGTGAGCTACTTGGTCGGCTACGGCCAGCGGTTCCCGCGGCGGATGCACCACCGTGGCGCGTCCATCGTGTCCCACCGCGGCGACGGCAGGTTCATCGGATGCATGCAGGGGTACGACAACTGGTTCCTCAGGAAGGGGGCGAACCCGAACGTGGTCGTCGGCGCCATCGTTGGCGGGCCGGACCACCTCGATAGGTTTAGGGACAGACGCGACAACTACATGCAAACGGAAGCCTGCACCTACAACACCGCCCCCATGGTTGGCATCTTCGCACACCTGCACACCGAAACGCGGTCATCACCAAGAAATATTGAACACAAAAAGTTTTTACAAGACTGA